The stretch of DNA ACAACGCCTATACAAGCTTCTGGAGCATACTTGTCAAGCTCATGGTGCAGCATTCACCTTCAATTATATTAACGGGCATACCATTACTTATAATGATCCCATTGTTGCTCAAAAAATTGCTCAATTACTTCCTAAAGACAATACCTTATTTCCATATCCTCCATCTATGGCAGGAGAAGACTTTGGGTATTATTCTCAACAAATCCCAGCTTGCTTTATCTTTCTGGGTTGCCGCAACGAAGAAAAAGGAATCACTGCAATGTTGCACAATCCTTATTTTGATATAGACGAAAATTGCCTAGAAATTGGTCTGCAACTCTGGTATACGATTGCTATGCAATAAAATTTTAGGGTGTTTTGTACTATCAAAACACCATTTTTTCTCTAATCCTAAAGAACTTTATCCCTCATTTGGGGTATAAAAAATCGCAAAATAAAAAGTTATCCACATTTTAAAACAATAAGATTTTCTTTACAAAAAAAAGTTTTCAAAAAACATCAAACAAATTTGTTTATTTCTGATTTTTTTTGCATAAACAAAAAAAGAGAATAATGCTTTTAAAATGCTCAAAATCTAGCTTTTTAGGCTGTGCAAGTCAGTTATTCACAAAAAAGCTGTTAATAAGTTCAATTTACGCTCCATGATTTCTTTAATTTAATATATTAAACCACAAACCATTGACTTTCAATCAATAACAAACCACAAAATGCATTTACTCACAAAGATTATTTGTGCATTTGGAATAAAAACTCTAACTTTGAATAGCATAAAAATTAACACGGATAAGAACGAGTTAGATAGGTTCTATTAACACACCAAAATACATCTTTTCACTAAACTTATCCACAACAAATTGTTTTAAACTAAATGAATAATAAAGAATTAATTCTTACGGAGAGTGATGATCGTTTTGTTTTATTCCCAATTCAGCACGATGCAGTGTGGGAAATGCGAAAAAAAGCTTTAGCTTGTTTTTGGACAACAGATGAAATCGACTTAGAAGCAGACATTATTGATTGGAACAATAAATTGAATGACAATGAGCGTCATTTTATCAAACATGTTCTTGCTTTTTTTGCAGCAAGTGATGGCATCGTTAATGAGAATTTGGTCCTAAATTTTTATAAAGATGTTCAAATCGCTGAAGCACGATCTTTTTACTCGACACAAATACAAATCGAGGATATTCATGCTGAGACATATAGCCTTCTGATTGACACTTACATCAGAGACACTGAAGAAAAAAATAGACTTTTTAAAGCAATGGATACCCTGCCTTGCGTACAGAAAAAAGCTAAATGGGCACTAAAATGGATCGACGAAGCGCCTTCTTTTGCGCACCGATTAATTGCCTTTGCTGCTGTAGAAGGTATCTTCTTCTCTGGTAGTTTTTGTGCAATTTATTGGCTCAAAAAACGAGGTTTAATGCCTGGCTTAACCTTCTCTAATGAATTGATCAGTAGAGACGAAGGAATGCATTGTGACTTTGCTTGTTTGCTTTATTCTATGCTAGAAAACAAATTGGACAAACAAGTGGTTCAAGATATTATCACAGAGGCTGTTTTATTCGAAAAAGAATTTGTAACAGATGCCTTGCCTGTTTCTCTAATTGGTATGAATGCTGGATTGATGACCGAATACATTGAGTTTGTTGCAGATCGTCTTTTGGTCTCTTTAGGCAATGAAAAGGTTTATGGGACTGCTAACCCCTTTTCTTGGATGGATTTAATTTCTTTGCAAGGAAAAACAAACTTCTTTGAAAAACGTGTTGGAGATTATCAAAAGGCTGGCGTTATGGCCGACCGTGATAAACAAACGTTTTCTTTGGATGAAGATTTCTAATTTCATCCCACTTTATCACTAGAATAAAACTAAAAACACACAAAACTTGATAAGTGGCTATCGGGGCAATCGTTAGGTTCTCTAGGGTAGTCACTCGCTAATCCTTTGACCTTAATCAAAAGATTCTGCGCCCTAAAGTATCACTAGTATTCATACTAGTAATTCTT from Aureispira anguillae encodes:
- a CDS encoding ribonucleotide-diphosphate reductase subunit beta, translated to MNNKELILTESDDRFVLFPIQHDAVWEMRKKALACFWTTDEIDLEADIIDWNNKLNDNERHFIKHVLAFFAASDGIVNENLVLNFYKDVQIAEARSFYSTQIQIEDIHAETYSLLIDTYIRDTEEKNRLFKAMDTLPCVQKKAKWALKWIDEAPSFAHRLIAFAAVEGIFFSGSFCAIYWLKKRGLMPGLTFSNELISRDEGMHCDFACLLYSMLENKLDKQVVQDIITEAVLFEKEFVTDALPVSLIGMNAGLMTEYIEFVADRLLVSLGNEKVYGTANPFSWMDLISLQGKTNFFEKRVGDYQKAGVMADRDKQTFSLDEDF